In Solanum lycopersicum chromosome 3, SLM_r2.1, the genomic stretch TCCATTGATTTAAAACATGATTTAGGCGGTGTTTTAATTGACTTTTTTAAAATGACTTgtaagttaaaagttaaaagtcaTAAGTTGGgaacacccaatttttgacttttgacttcttctttttaattttttttatccttgaaaagaatgtttTAAGCACTTTTTGAATTATCTGAACAGTTTCAAAACTAAAGAAGAACTTGAAAGTCAAAAGCCACAAAAAATAAGTTAAGCTAAACACCCGTTTAATGGCtataaacatgatttctaacatgAATAATAATTTGATGTACCTCTAAATAATGAGAAGATTGATTTAAAAATGCATTGATTAATTATGCTAGGACTAATGATTTGACTAGTATTGTGATTGAAACTGTGTTTGGGTCTTCAAAATTGATGACCCTGAGGCTCTTAAGacataacattattttttgataatatgtTGGTGAGCCTAAACATCACACtctttttctgttttatttgatttggaATTGAGTCTCAAGTTAGTTATTCTTTTCATACGGGCTCCATAGATAAATATTGGTCATTGTTTGCCTTATAGGCACACTGCTATGTTTAGCAGTTAGAcaaatattaacattatttatttagaaaataaaaaaataaataggacatgacaaataataggtaaaaaaaaacatcacataatatttagaaacaaaaaacaatagaaaaaaaaattagaaacaaaaaacaatagaaaaaagaaaaacatcacataatatttagaaacaaaaaacaaTTGCAACAACGCAACCAAATAATGCAATAACTGAAAGTAACAAATATTGTAGGACAAGAAACTACAaaaatactactactactattgaTATAAAAGGAGAAATATGTATGGTGCAACGCACTATTATCAAGCATATCCGGTAAGAAAGTGATAAAACATTCACTTACCTACTAATCTTCTATTCGAATTCGCGATCTTCATATCCTCCTATCTAATAAGGCTGTGTCTTCAATAAGCTGAAGCTGATGACGCGTTCTATTCTGTCTAATTATGATCTATTCCCAATACATCTACCTCTCCTTGCTTATTTCAGTCCGCCTATGACTTTTCCTCACCAAGATATTTACTTTTAAGGCGTTGTGCACCTTCTTATAATCTATTTGTATCTACTTCTATGTTTGTGTATATTCCTACTACATTATGAGAGTACACCCATAAAAGAACTTATCAGACGATACACGATTGTGAAGAGTTCAAGCCTAAGTCAGGGTCTAATTACAACGACGAAATAAATCACAATGACGGTATAAATAGAGTCACATCCTTTAAAGACCTTCTCGCACACAACATGATAGTCAAGCTTGATATATTTGGTACGAGCATGAAACAGTACAGGATTAGGATGCCCAAAAAATAGTGAGCATTCCCCTTGTCCTTGGTGCAAACTGAGTGCTTAATTTATTGACGAGACTAGATATTATGGAGAGAGACAAAACTTCGACTAAGGGGTGtgtcaaaataaaaaagtaaaattgcgAAAAAGTTAAGGAGTGTCAATATCTAagatatatacaatataattttttcatgaagaGGCGTCGATTAACACCCCTCATCTACACAGAGAAGTACAGAATCTACTTTAGAAATTTGAAATCTATGAATATCATCAGTCATCACTAAATCTAAATAGCATGGATTTGGAATATTGACACATTATGGGGGACCTGACCTGAAATCATTTGACAATATTGTACAGAAAAAGAGTAACATTTCACAATAATGTACGACTGCCAAAAGGGTAGTATTTCACGAAAACAAAGTGACCTCAGCTTACAAATTACAATAATGTCCAGTGAGAATATTAAACTTGATATAGAGAACATGAAAATATGTTAAACACACCTGTTCGTAATTCAAATCAAGTAAAGTTCAAGCCACAGACAGAGTATATCAAATGTTATTACAAAACTACAGGAGAGGAGTATGACCATCAAATGGCGAGTCCGGCCTAGACCTACTGAAGCTGGAAATAGAGAAACTCGCATGATTAGACATAGACTAGAAATGCACATTGCGAGAAAAAAAGGACAGCCTAGTGACAACTAGCAAAGACCTAAACAAGCAATGATTTCATACACAAAATTAGAAATTAGAATAAGCACATGATTCTTCAATCTACTTTGCTTTCTTGATGAGAGTTGTTGTCCTGAATTCACTGTCATCCCGCACAAAGTTCCACCACAAGTAGGTCAGAGGAATGGTGGTGGCATGCCATAGCGCGTGGGCATCCACAAATCCCCTATAGGGAGGAAAGTCATATATCTCAAGGAGTGCAGCAAGAGCTCCACCAATCACCACCACCCATAATTTCCAGCGTGATGGATGGCGAGTAACCCCTGCCCAGACAGCCCATAAGATGAGCTGCAGAGTTCCCATACCCAAACAGACTTTCATATTTAACCCTGCAATGTGATCAAGCGACATCAGCTTTCCTACTCAACAACACTCAGACACATTCATGAAATCCAAAGAGCCAAGACAATCATACTGTATTGTTACTTCAAAAAAGTGACACAAGGCAAGTCTCAACGATCAAAATTGGAAGTCAGAAGAAATTCAGCCGTCTGTAACATATTTTCTTTCTACAGTTCATACACAAATTGCTCTAACAGTCTCAGCCTttatcttattcttcttcttttttctttttttttttgacatacgACTCAAAAGATAATTCATGAGCACCTACAGTTTTTCTATTCTTAAGGTGCAACACATAAACTCAAAACTAGACCACATAATGTTACAATTTGTGTTAACAGATTTAAGCCATAGAATGTAATAAGTTTATGGTAATTAGTTCAGTTAATATGTCTATTATTACGTATGGagtaactaatatttttttcattaggATAATAATATTGCTTTGATCCCATAATTATATGAAACAGGAAATAGAACCAAAATCTTTCAAATATGTGATGCTACTGATCATTGAGAAATAAACTaagttaaaaattcaaaatgagaAGGATAAAGATGGTAAAATAGAACATGTTTAGGAAACTGATACTGTTGATTGATATTACAaactaattttgtatatattgcaAACTTAATTgctgtatttatttattttaattagcaGGAGATTATACAGGGCACACTTTATAATGAGTAGGCAATATACTATATCAAGTAATTGTGAAGTGGACACACCATAGTCAAGCTGGTAACAGTTCAGATACAAGATGTGCGTTGTCACAAATGCAACAAGCGGAGCAGAAACCATGACTCTTGCTGCTTCATCAGTCACATTAAAGACTCGCAATACAGCCAGGATGAGAGAAAACCCCAATAATGCAACAGCAGACGAAAAGTCTAGCTTCTCAGTCAAGTCTACGTATCTACAGAATTGCAAAGCATCAGAACATGGAAATTCACAAATGGAGAAACCGTAAGCTATTTGAGAAATTAAGAGAACAGATGATGTGTTGATGACTTGATAATTTGATGAATACAAGGTACAGCTATAAACAAGGGCTTTGGTCTAGTGGTAAGAGGGCATAATCCACACATCACAGGTTCAAACACAGCGCAAGAAAAAGTCGGTATTTAAGGAGAAAGGGAGAAGGTGGACCGATTATCTGCTGCTAACGCCACTGCTCTGGCCCTCGGGGATTCCTCGGTTATCGGAAAGAAAAGTACACCTATTTAGAAGTGGGAAATAACATATGGGCAGTATTGAACTTAGGAACTTAAAAGTTATTATATCAAAACAGAACCCTAAAATTTAATTGGAAAACCAATCTACTTAATTTGACAATTCCACTCATAAGGAGAAGCTGGAGAACATAAATTGTTCTCACTTCTCAGACTGTcatacatcaaaataataattcgcATAAATGCTTTCAGGAATATCCATGACCATGCCAGACAAAGCTTGTTATCAGTGAAAAAACCTCATACTTTAGCCAGTATTAATATATTGACGAGAAGCCAATAACCAAGAAGGAGAAAATATCTATCTTCAGAAGTCAATTTCAAGCTACTTGATTTCTGCATAAATGCTGTACACGAAATGCAGCAATTTTAATCAGAGATCTCTtgcaaaagaaagagagagatataagaaaatagaaataaacaatATCTCACCTACTGTGGGAAACAACACTCCAGAAGCAGGAGTTCATTGCAAAAATAGCGTAGATATGCCACAAGCCGGTGTATTCATAAAATGGCTTTTTGTTTGGCCTAAATGACAGCTTGTAAttcacaaaaatgaaaaaagatgcCCATCCATGGAATTGCACAGCAAGGTTTAGAGCGGAAAGAGCTGCAGAAACAGGTTCCTGGACATGAAAGGCTTAGTTTAGGATACTAACAACAATACAGCCTAGAAGTAGAGTGCTTAACAAGGAGAAATGCCAACTTAATACTGTGAAAAACCTGGATTCCATTGACACGCTGAAAAGGCCATTTTCGATGATATTTGACAGGCTTAAGACCAACTTTCTTCCGTTCGTCCTCTCTGGCAAGCATGCAGTGGTAACGACAATCACTAAGGCAGTCCCATTGCTTCCATCTCAGATAAAGTGGTTCCTGTAGATACCATGGACCATCAATTGGAACCCCCCCGGAAGTAAAATTACAATGTTGAGAACATTCGCCCCCCACGCATCCAGTCTTTTCACATTGATCAACACAAGCACTGTAAAATCAGCAATTCCAAAGTCGAAGGGCATGAAGTGAACGTAACATCAAAAGGAAGTGTTTTAGATTAACAACAGAAAATTGAAATCATCTTTGGATTCAGCCCATATAACATGCAAATTAGTAAAAGTTAGGTGTTGTTAATTTCAATTAACAACAGAAAATTGAAATTATCTCTGGATTCAGCCCATATAATATGCAAATTAGTAAAAGGTAGGTGCTGCCCAAGACACCAGAAGGTAGACTGAGACATAGATCAAACCAAGCTTAGAGGGTTACACTAGAAGAGCATAGACATGCATTACTTTCATGTATTTCCTTTCTCCCATTAGAAAGAAAACTTACAGAACAATATGATtcagaaattagagaaaatatggTTACACATATATATGGCTCGAGAGTTTGCAGATCTTAATAGTTTTTTAATTGTGTTCCATGTCCGATGAGAGCCTACCAGATCCAACCTCTTATGTCTATCAATTTCATTTCTTCACTAGCTTTGGCACCAACATGAGCTTTGAGAATATGAGCATCTGGGGCTTCCTTTACCTTAATTTGGACCCACTTAACAGCATAACATACAGTAGCCTAGTTTATTGGGATTTTGACAGCGTGTGACAATCGCTAAACTTACATGAACCAAGAAGAACTAGAAATAC encodes the following:
- the LOC101262186 gene encoding uncharacterized protein, which produces MARCRFLLFFAVLSSIFGLLHAATAGDADPIYSACVDQCEKTGCVGGECSQHCNFTSGGVPIDGPWYLQEPLYLRWKQWDCLSDCRYHCMLAREDERKKVGLKPVKYHRKWPFQRVNGIQEPVSAALSALNLAVQFHGWASFFIFVNYKLSFRPNKKPFYEYTGLWHIYAIFAMNSCFWSVVSHSRYVDLTEKLDFSSAVALLGFSLILAVLRVFNVTDEAARVMVSAPLVAFVTTHILYLNCYQLDYGLNMKVCLGMGTLQLILWAVWAGVTRHPSRWKLWVVVIGGALAALLEIYDFPPYRGFVDAHALWHATTIPLTYLWWNFVRDDSEFRTTTLIKKAK